One segment of Macrotis lagotis isolate mMagLag1 chromosome 1, bilby.v1.9.chrom.fasta, whole genome shotgun sequence DNA contains the following:
- the LOC141522693 gene encoding endogenous retrovirus group K member 10 Gag polyprotein-like, protein MGTKLSTEQVFIQDLKSNLRERGVKVKKKDLVKFFLFVDEVCPWFLVNGPYIHPGKWQKVGRDLNRKLQTEGPDAVPPTAFSYWGLIRDIVESASGDLVKHQLLSVAESCLRPLSRAVSLKSLEGKENIPAPTDDNLICPVFPKHTPLSKAKAQSEGGDALSQEEEADLEVEAARYNNLDWPPLLAPPSYLTAPAFLPPEQETDSFIEAKRQLTTQVKNLREVLELQTQYAQLSGEIAALQKTLQKSLQITAPIYDRQRKNVRNKTKIKTRQNMQFTFPIFAPSTGGQGGAPDSSQAEGGDEIEVELSGDEEGSGREEEEEVTQTGRAERKGGKAEQRGENYRNTDFKTIKDLHSAVKNYGPNAPFTLSALDSISQGGYLLPSEWLRVVQAVLTRGQFLTWKADFLDRCQTLATDKGEFANETKQRSLPLGLLAQTANAATAAWRALPASGSPLAPLNKIIQGNQEDFSEYVSRLLETTERTLGQEAANDQLVRRLAYENANSACRSILRGHWREKTLDEMIKLCQYVDPISSKMSQAVHLAIGAAFQNLAQARTCFRCGQEGHFARQCPNTESSSRESGHRSILPLTPCPRCKRGRHWASTCRSATDINGKSLIPVPGNSRRGQPRTPLNNSQQATGNSLPKNSYAEQPQGAQGWTCVPPPPQL, encoded by the exons ATGGGTACTAAGTTATCTACAGAACAGGTCTTTATACAGGACCTTAAAAGCAATCTTAGAGAAAGGGGAGttaaagtcaagaagaaagaTCTTgtgaaattttttctctttgttgatGAAGTCTGTCCATGGTTTCTTGTTAATGGCCCTTACATACACCCGggcaaatggcagaaagtagggAGAGACCTCAATAGAAAGCTACAGACAGAAGGACCTGATGCCGTTCCCCCTACCGCTTTTTCCTATTGGGGGCTCATAAGAGACATAGTAGAAAGTGCTTCTGGAGACCTTGTCAAGCACCAATTACTTTCAGTTGCGGAATCCTGTCTCCGCCCCCTTTCACGAGcagtttccctgaaatccctggAGGGGAAGGAAAACATACCAGCCCCTACAGATGATAATTTGATATGCCCGGTCTTCCCAAAGCACACCCCGCTTTCAAAAGCCAAAGCCCAAAGTGAGGGAGGAGATGCCTTAAGCCAAGAGGAAGAAGCTGACCTTGAGGTTGAGGCAGCCAGATACAATAACCTTGATTGGCCGCCTTTACTGGCACCCCCCTCATACCTTACTGCACCCGCCTTTTTACCCCCAGAACAAGAAACGGACAGCTTTATTGAGGCAAAGAGACAGCTAACGACACAGGTCAAAAACCTACGAGAAGTTTTAGAGCTCCAGACCCAGTACGCCCAACTTTCAGGAGAGATCGCGGCGCTacaaaaaaccttacaaaaatccCTCCAAATCACAGCCCCCATCTATGATAGACAGAGAAAAAATGTCAGAAACAAGACCAAGATAAAGACCCGACAAAATATGCAATTTACCTTCCCTATTTTTGCCCCCTCTACTGGAGGACAGGGAGGGGCCCCCGATTCCTCCCAAGCTGAGGGAGGAGATGAAATAGAGGTTGAGCTCAGTGGGGATGAAGAAGGGAGCGgcagagaagaagaggaggaggttACACAAACAGGCAGAGCAGAGCGAAAAGGAGGAAAGGCAGAACAAAGAGGTGAAAACTATAGAAACACTGACTTTAAAACTATTAAAGACCTACATTCGGCTGTCAAGAATTATGGCCCCAATGCCCCCTTTACGCTCTCAGCCCTAGATTCCATTAGCCAAGGAGGCTACCTATTGCCATCAGAGTGGCTTAGAGTCGTCCAGGCGGTCCTTACCAGAGGACAATTTCTGACCTGGAAGGCTGACTTCCTTGATCGCTGCCAGACTCTCGCAACG GACAAAGGGGAATTTGCCAATGAGACTAAACAGCGCTCTCTCCCATTAGGGCTTCTGGCACAGACGGCCAATGCGGCCACTGCCGCATGGAGAGCCTTGCCAGCTTCAGGCTCCCCCCTGGCGCCCCTTAATAAAATTATACAAGGGAACCAGGAGGATTTTTCCGAATATGTTAGTCGCCTTTTAGAGACTACAGAGAGGACCCTTGGTCAAGAGGCCGCTAATGATCAATTGGTGAGAAGGCTAGCCTACGAAAACGCAAATTCCGCTTGCCGCTCCATTCTTCGCGGCCACTGGAGGGAAAAAACCTTAGATGAGATGATTAAACTCTGTCAGTATGTCGACCCCATTTCCTCAAAAATGTCTCAGGCAGTCCACCTGGCCATTGGGGCCGCTTTTCAGAACTTGGCCCAAGCCAGGACATGTTTTAGGTGCGGCCAGGAAGGACATTTCGCCCGACAATGCCCCAATACAGAGTCCTCCTCTAGGGAATCGGGCCACCGCTCTATCCTGCCCTTAACCCCCTGCCCCAGATGTAAGAGAGGTAGACACTGGGCCAGTACTTGCAGGTCGGCCACTGACATTAATGGTAAGTCCCTGATTCCGGTTCCGGGAAACAGCCGGCGGGGTCAGCCCCGGACCCCTCTGAACAACAGTCAGCAGGCCACGGGGAACAGCCTGCCCAAAAACAGTTATGCAGAGCAACCACAGGGAGCGCAGGGGTGGACCTGTGTTCCGCCACCTCCACAACTTTAA